One Natronolimnobius sp. AArcel1 DNA window includes the following coding sequences:
- a CDS encoding oligogalacturonate lyase family protein, with protein sequence MTTHLTQGPDAGRTWPAERETTTDPETGATVHRLTTHSAGDWHLYFTEPAFYDDGDRLLIRSDRGDTRDLYSISLESGELTQLTDLSYNISGVTRCPNHPVALFWCDGHLVSLDLESLALETHYTLPAGYNGGHLGGTADGTRAVAAISEQLPLDDEKDPEDREAWMAKRLAAKPHSQVISVPIDEPEREPTVHVDTERWLTHVNPSPAPEHSDRLTYCEEGPWEDVDRIWGLNLETDETWQIRPTAEDEAVGHEYWLDDGKYVGYHGWQGPREDRDAFFGQIRYDGTDRREWPAPTVYTHFHSRTRDLVVGDGSHRGPHALLLWEWDADTETYEGPRALATHEWASDDDVHPHSRMSPDGTRVAFDSSHGGTDSDVYLVDVPDDVSKLPDRGSSIGE encoded by the coding sequence ATGACGACACACCTCACACAGGGGCCAGATGCTGGTCGAACGTGGCCAGCCGAACGGGAAACGACGACCGATCCGGAGACGGGCGCGACCGTCCATCGGCTAACGACGCATTCGGCTGGCGACTGGCACCTGTACTTTACCGAACCGGCGTTTTACGACGACGGCGACCGACTCCTGATACGCTCGGACCGCGGCGACACGCGTGACCTCTACTCGATTTCTCTCGAGTCGGGCGAACTCACACAACTCACCGACCTCTCATACAATATCAGCGGCGTGACGCGGTGTCCGAACCATCCCGTTGCGCTCTTTTGGTGTGACGGCCACCTTGTCTCGCTTGACCTCGAGTCACTTGCTCTCGAGACGCACTACACGCTCCCTGCGGGCTACAACGGCGGGCATTTGGGTGGGACGGCCGATGGGACACGAGCCGTCGCTGCAATCTCGGAGCAACTCCCACTCGATGACGAGAAGGATCCGGAAGACCGCGAGGCGTGGATGGCCAAGCGACTCGCAGCGAAGCCACACTCGCAGGTTATCTCGGTCCCGATTGACGAACCGGAGCGAGAGCCAACGGTTCACGTCGATACGGAGCGCTGGCTCACGCATGTCAACCCGTCGCCCGCGCCGGAGCACTCGGACCGGCTCACCTACTGCGAGGAAGGTCCCTGGGAAGATGTCGACAGAATCTGGGGGCTGAACCTCGAGACCGATGAAACGTGGCAGATTCGACCGACTGCTGAAGACGAAGCAGTCGGACACGAGTACTGGCTGGACGACGGCAAATATGTCGGGTATCACGGCTGGCAGGGTCCCCGCGAAGACCGCGATGCCTTCTTCGGGCAGATTCGATACGACGGCACCGACCGACGCGAATGGCCCGCACCAACTGTCTATACCCACTTTCATAGTCGCACTCGAGACCTCGTCGTTGGTGATGGCTCACATCGCGGCCCCCATGCACTCTTACTCTGGGAGTGGGACGCTGACACGGAGACCTACGAGGGACCACGAGCGCTCGCAACGCATGAGTGGGCTAGTGATGATGATGTCCATCCACACTCCCGGATGAGTCCAGACGGAACTCGCGTTGCGTTCGATAGCTCACACGGTGGGACCGACAGTGACGTGTATCTGGTTGACGTTCCCGATGACGTATCGAAACTGCCCGACCGGGGAAGTTCCATCGGAGAGTGA
- a CDS encoding glycosyl hydrolase 115 family protein produces MTDTDADGIAIRGTDGRDSSERGQCDAISLVTDSAAPIRYVATESVVEIATSDLQDDIERVTGQRPARERGLEDCGERAIIVGTYGVDAVFDRAVEQVLETHRSEDDGLEGPESYLIAAESTADDTGTSLFGTDETLLIAGSDPRGTAYGVYEFARKIGVSPWYWWADVPTADYDELYVSHGLEWAGPPSVRYRGVFINDEDFGIREWAQHTHEPEVPDGIGPKTYERLFELLLRLKANTIWPAMHEGTKAFYQCEGTAEAADRYHIVVGTSHCEPMHRNNVGEWDADVHGEWNYETNAETIRQYWTDRVEDVAGSENMFTIGMRGIHDSGMPGGDTLEERADLLQQVIDEQREILDEHHTSPVESIPQIFCPYKETLEIYREGVDVPDDVCLVWPDDNFGFMRRLPREDERERAGGHGVYYHLSYWGRPHDHQWLCSIPPALIRQELVRAYRHGADTFWMANVGDLKPAEKETEYFLELAWDLESTAARSETEWLTQWAAREFRPERADEIADILTEYYRLALARKPEHLGWNSVYPNTEKNEPEFSAIAHGDEAERRLEAYEQIDERAAEIASSLPDNVRTAFFHLVEYPIRAS; encoded by the coding sequence ATGACCGACACGGATGCAGACGGGATCGCGATACGCGGAACAGACGGCCGCGATAGCAGCGAGAGGGGCCAGTGTGACGCCATCTCGCTTGTCACCGATTCGGCTGCTCCGATTCGGTACGTTGCCACCGAGTCAGTCGTCGAAATCGCAACCAGCGACCTCCAAGACGACATCGAACGCGTAACGGGCCAGCGACCAGCCCGCGAGCGCGGCCTCGAGGACTGCGGCGAGCGAGCCATCATCGTCGGGACGTACGGCGTCGACGCTGTCTTTGATCGCGCGGTCGAGCAGGTTCTCGAGACGCACAGAAGCGAGGACGACGGACTCGAGGGACCAGAGAGCTATCTCATCGCTGCGGAATCGACAGCCGATGACACCGGTACGTCCTTGTTCGGAACGGACGAAACGCTGCTCATCGCCGGTAGCGACCCCCGTGGAACCGCATACGGCGTCTACGAATTCGCACGGAAAATCGGCGTCTCGCCGTGGTACTGGTGGGCGGACGTGCCAACTGCCGACTACGACGAATTGTATGTGAGTCACGGCCTCGAGTGGGCGGGACCGCCGTCGGTTCGCTATCGGGGCGTGTTCATCAACGACGAGGATTTCGGCATTCGCGAGTGGGCACAGCACACCCACGAACCCGAGGTGCCGGATGGAATCGGGCCGAAAACGTACGAACGGCTGTTCGAACTCCTGTTACGGCTCAAAGCGAACACGATCTGGCCGGCGATGCACGAGGGGACGAAAGCGTTCTACCAGTGTGAGGGGACGGCCGAAGCCGCCGACCGCTATCACATCGTCGTCGGAACCTCTCACTGCGAGCCGATGCACCGGAACAACGTCGGCGAGTGGGACGCCGACGTACACGGCGAGTGGAACTACGAGACCAACGCCGAGACGATCCGGCAGTACTGGACCGACCGCGTAGAAGACGTTGCGGGCTCCGAAAACATGTTCACCATCGGAATGCGCGGCATTCACGACTCGGGGATGCCCGGCGGCGACACGCTCGAGGAGCGCGCCGACTTACTTCAACAGGTGATCGACGAGCAGCGCGAGATCCTCGACGAGCATCACACATCACCGGTCGAATCCATCCCGCAGATTTTCTGTCCGTACAAGGAGACACTCGAGATCTACCGCGAGGGAGTCGACGTTCCCGACGATGTCTGTCTCGTCTGGCCCGACGACAACTTCGGGTTCATGCGCCGACTGCCGAGGGAAGACGAGCGGGAGCGAGCCGGTGGCCACGGCGTTTACTATCACCTCTCGTACTGGGGTCGTCCGCACGACCACCAGTGGCTTTGCTCGATTCCGCCGGCGCTGATCCGCCAGGAACTGGTACGAGCCTACCGCCACGGCGCTGATACGTTCTGGATGGCTAACGTCGGTGACCTCAAGCCCGCTGAGAAAGAGACTGAGTACTTCCTCGAGTTAGCCTGGGATCTCGAGTCGACTGCGGCGCGTTCGGAGACGGAGTGGCTGACACAGTGGGCAGCCCGCGAGTTCCGGCCGGAACGCGCAGACGAAATCGCCGACATACTCACGGAGTACTACCGACTCGCGCTCGCACGAAAGCCCGAACACCTCGGCTGGAACAGCGTCTACCCGAACACCGAGAAGAACGAACCCGAGTTCAGTGCGATTGCCCACGGCGACGAAGCCGAGCGCCGCCTCGAGGCCTACGAGCAAATCGACGAACGAGCCGCCGAGATCGCCTCGTCGCTGCCCGACAACGTGCGAACGGCGTTCTTCCACCTCGTCGAGTACCCCATTCGAGCGTCGTGA
- a CDS encoding aldehyde ferredoxin oxidoreductase family protein, with amino-acid sequence MLHATGTLCSIDVGERSSVTESIDEELASFVGGRGVATKLAHDRIPFDADPYGPENRFYLSAGPLQQSQMSFTGRMNCTALSPLTDGVASASAGGYLSRNFVDTGHSAIELTGESDDLLAVHVTDDGVEFEEVPELEDATVTEVTAAMNDRHGLEAENLATIGPAGERGVRFACVMTYDSRAFGRGGLGAVMGAKNVKCISFRGDSAPDLEMPADAEEIHSTVHQEAATSDDMMRRQGTSSSVEFVNDNFSFPTRYFSEQSFEDIDQIHGDAIEEKKYTKASCSVCAFACKLPTKDEERGVETEGPELETVYSLGSNCGVGDIVDLMKSNELCDQYGMDTISAGVTVAAYLASTDEFGNAELVHDLLEKIAFREDEGDLLAEGVDRIHDDLGVENFSVKGMEFAAHDGRALHGQGLSYAVANRGGDHMYSTTLGDEYGGEVDPQGTAGKAGLVIENENRNAFRDCGIICQFGVGRAVEGERFELLFDADYDDLLEVGSRVVELERHFRNQRGYDAAEDRLPYDLPDLESSIEEYYELRGWNDDGTVPTDALESEATAD; translated from the coding sequence ATGCTACACGCCACGGGCACGCTGTGTTCGATTGATGTCGGTGAACGGTCATCGGTGACCGAATCCATCGATGAGGAACTCGCATCCTTCGTCGGCGGACGCGGCGTTGCGACCAAACTCGCTCACGACCGCATTCCGTTCGATGCCGACCCCTACGGACCCGAGAACCGGTTTTACCTCTCTGCTGGCCCACTCCAACAGTCCCAGATGAGTTTCACCGGCCGGATGAACTGTACCGCACTCTCGCCGCTAACGGACGGCGTTGCCTCCGCTAGTGCCGGAGGGTATCTCTCGCGGAACTTCGTCGACACCGGCCATAGCGCCATCGAACTCACCGGCGAAAGCGACGACCTGCTCGCCGTCCACGTCACCGACGACGGCGTCGAGTTCGAGGAAGTGCCCGAACTCGAGGATGCAACCGTCACCGAAGTCACGGCCGCGATGAACGACCGCCACGGTCTCGAGGCCGAGAACCTCGCCACCATCGGTCCCGCGGGTGAGCGCGGCGTGCGCTTTGCCTGCGTGATGACCTACGACAGTCGCGCGTTCGGTCGCGGCGGCCTCGGCGCGGTCATGGGCGCGAAAAACGTCAAGTGCATCTCGTTCCGTGGCGACTCCGCACCTGACCTCGAGATGCCGGCTGACGCCGAGGAGATTCACTCGACCGTCCATCAGGAAGCCGCGACCAGCGACGACATGATGCGTCGGCAGGGGACGTCCAGTTCGGTCGAGTTCGTCAACGACAACTTCTCGTTCCCGACGCGGTACTTCTCCGAGCAGTCGTTCGAAGATATCGACCAGATCCACGGCGACGCCATCGAGGAGAAAAAGTACACAAAGGCCTCCTGTTCGGTCTGTGCGTTCGCGTGTAAGCTCCCAACCAAGGACGAAGAGCGAGGCGTCGAAACCGAAGGCCCTGAACTCGAGACGGTCTACTCGTTGGGCTCGAACTGTGGCGTCGGCGACATCGTCGACCTGATGAAGTCCAACGAGCTGTGCGACCAGTACGGGATGGACACCATCTCGGCCGGCGTCACCGTTGCAGCCTACCTCGCCAGTACGGATGAGTTCGGCAATGCCGAGCTCGTCCACGATCTGCTCGAGAAAATCGCGTTCCGTGAGGACGAGGGCGACCTGCTCGCGGAGGGCGTCGACCGCATCCACGACGACCTCGGCGTCGAGAACTTCTCGGTCAAAGGCATGGAGTTCGCCGCCCACGACGGCCGCGCACTCCACGGCCAGGGCCTCTCCTACGCTGTGGCGAACCGCGGCGGCGACCACATGTACTCGACGACGCTCGGCGACGAGTACGGCGGCGAGGTCGATCCGCAGGGGACTGCAGGGAAGGCCGGACTCGTAATCGAAAACGAGAACCGTAACGCGTTCCGCGACTGTGGCATCATCTGCCAGTTCGGTGTTGGCCGCGCCGTCGAAGGCGAGCGCTTCGAACTCCTGTTCGACGCTGACTACGACGACCTCCTCGAGGTCGGCTCCCGTGTCGTCGAACTCGAGCGTCACTTCCGAAACCAGCGTGGCTACGACGCCGCCGAAGACCGGCTGCCCTACGATCTGCCGGATCTCGAGTCCTCAATCGAGGAGTACTACGAACTGCGCGGCTGGAACGACGACGGTACGGTGCCGACCGATGCCCTCGAGAGCGAGGCGACGGCCGATTAA
- a CDS encoding ubiquitin-like small modifier protein 1 — protein sequence MTHHVTCTLYGPLREIVGTKSLEREIDAEETAGDVFDDLAAEYPDLRALLFDEDRTFSDSISVMKNGRNVAFEDGIDTPLEDGDTLSASPPAEGGCGR from the coding sequence ATGACACACCACGTAACCTGCACACTTTACGGCCCTCTGCGAGAGATCGTCGGCACGAAATCGCTCGAGCGCGAAATCGACGCCGAGGAAACTGCTGGCGACGTCTTCGACGACCTCGCTGCGGAGTATCCCGATCTGCGAGCGCTGCTATTCGATGAGGACCGAACATTCAGCGATTCGATTAGCGTCATGAAAAACGGCCGTAACGTCGCCTTCGAGGACGGCATCGACACACCACTCGAGGATGGCGATACGCTCAGTGCGTCACCGCCGGCAGAAGGTGGCTGCGGCCGCTAA
- a CDS encoding LUD domain-containing protein, whose amino-acid sequence MAADRTQKAEHIRHLLATEGESVEANARGFNDGRYESVARLEEYEEYKDRARAIKEDAIERLPDLIEQVRETVEANGGTVYLAEDAADANRYIREVARDTEAETVVKSKSMTTEEIELNDALEAEGSEVWETDLGEFVLQVAEEAPSHLVAPAIHRSCEDIADLFNEHFDTDEDLETAQELTDFAREYLGDQIREADLGITGANFVTADTGTIALVTSEGNARKTVAVPDTHVAVAGVEKIIPTFEELQPFVELIGRSGTGQDITSYVSLFSPPVSTPPVDFDSDEPIANDPDDRAFHLVLLDNGRMDMREDDQLCETLYCIRCSACANSCSNFQSVGGHAFGGETYTGGIATGWEAGVHSQESAAEFNDLCTGCSRCVNQCPVKIDIPWINTVVRDRINRDGGDGQFDFLVEGLTPDAEPAGLDLQKRFFGNFSTLAKLGSATAPLSNWGADLPPSRWLMERVLGIDRRRELPSFERETFVEWFRTRDVPRPVDADYHAVVYPDLYTNHVRTERGKATVRTLEALGVAVEVPDVGASGRAPLSQGMVDTAGGHAEQVADSLESYLEAGYDVVVIEPSDHAMFQREYEKLLAEEQYEPLASQSYEVFEYIYGLLENGADPAELRGADRGATKEIAYHSHCQQRTLGLESYTTAVLENLEYDVLTSDVECCGMAGSFGYKSEYYELSMDVGDRLGTQFETPEAAGRTVVASGTSCLEQLDSLLTRQPCHPITLIDPPQS is encoded by the coding sequence ATGGCGGCCGACCGCACGCAGAAGGCAGAACACATCCGTCATCTGCTTGCCACCGAGGGCGAAAGCGTCGAGGCAAACGCCCGCGGCTTCAACGACGGGCGCTACGAATCCGTCGCCCGACTCGAGGAGTACGAGGAGTACAAGGATCGAGCGCGGGCGATCAAGGAAGACGCAATCGAACGCCTACCCGACCTGATCGAGCAGGTCCGTGAAACGGTCGAAGCCAATGGCGGGACGGTCTATCTCGCTGAGGACGCTGCGGACGCCAACCGCTACATTCGCGAGGTCGCCCGCGACACTGAGGCCGAAACCGTGGTCAAATCGAAGTCGATGACCACCGAGGAGATCGAACTCAACGACGCCCTCGAGGCCGAAGGCAGCGAGGTCTGGGAGACTGACTTAGGCGAGTTCGTCTTACAGGTCGCAGAGGAAGCCCCGAGTCACCTCGTCGCACCCGCAATCCACCGCTCGTGTGAGGACATCGCTGACCTGTTTAACGAACACTTCGACACGGACGAGGACCTCGAGACGGCCCAGGAACTCACGGACTTCGCGCGAGAGTATCTCGGTGACCAGATTCGGGAGGCTGACCTCGGAATTACCGGCGCAAACTTCGTCACAGCGGATACGGGAACGATTGCGCTGGTGACGAGCGAGGGCAACGCCCGCAAGACCGTTGCGGTGCCGGACACGCATGTCGCGGTCGCGGGCGTCGAAAAGATTATTCCAACATTCGAAGAACTCCAGCCGTTCGTCGAACTCATCGGCCGCTCGGGGACAGGCCAAGACATCACCTCCTACGTGTCGTTGTTCTCGCCACCAGTTTCGACGCCGCCAGTTGATTTCGACTCAGACGAACCGATTGCCAACGATCCGGACGACCGAGCGTTCCACCTCGTCTTGCTCGATAACGGCCGGATGGACATGCGCGAAGACGACCAGTTGTGCGAGACGCTGTACTGCATCCGGTGTTCGGCCTGTGCGAACTCGTGTTCGAACTTCCAGTCCGTCGGCGGCCACGCCTTCGGCGGCGAGACCTACACCGGCGGCATTGCAACAGGGTGGGAAGCTGGCGTGCACAGCCAAGAGAGCGCCGCAGAATTCAATGACCTCTGTACCGGCTGCTCGCGCTGTGTCAATCAGTGCCCGGTCAAAATCGACATCCCATGGATCAACACCGTCGTCCGTGACCGGATCAATCGCGACGGTGGGGACGGCCAGTTCGACTTCCTCGTCGAGGGGCTCACACCCGACGCAGAACCCGCCGGCCTCGATCTCCAAAAGCGGTTCTTTGGGAACTTTTCGACGCTCGCAAAACTCGGCTCTGCGACTGCACCGCTCTCGAACTGGGGCGCGGATCTCCCGCCCTCGAGATGGCTCATGGAGCGCGTTCTCGGCATCGACCGGCGGCGCGAACTCCCCAGTTTCGAACGCGAGACGTTCGTCGAGTGGTTCCGCACCCGAGACGTACCTCGGCCTGTCGACGCCGACTACCACGCGGTCGTCTATCCTGACCTCTACACGAACCACGTCCGTACCGAGCGCGGGAAAGCAACCGTTCGAACGCTCGAGGCACTCGGCGTCGCCGTCGAGGTGCCCGACGTGGGCGCGTCGGGACGTGCGCCGCTCTCGCAGGGGATGGTCGACACTGCTGGGGGCCACGCCGAACAGGTCGCAGACTCGCTCGAGTCCTATCTCGAGGCGGGCTACGACGTGGTCGTCATCGAACCGAGCGATCACGCGATGTTCCAGCGCGAGTACGAGAAACTGCTTGCCGAGGAACAGTACGAGCCGCTTGCGAGCCAGAGCTACGAGGTGTTCGAGTACATCTATGGCCTGCTCGAGAACGGTGCAGACCCTGCGGAACTGCGGGGTGCTGACCGAGGCGCGACCAAGGAGATTGCCTACCACTCACACTGCCAGCAGCGCACGCTTGGCCTCGAGTCGTACACGACGGCCGTCCTCGAAAACCTCGAGTACGACGTGCTCACCTCCGATGTGGAGTGTTGTGGTATGGCCGGCAGTTTCGGCTACAAGAGCGAGTACTACGAACTGAGCATGGACGTTGGGGACCGACTTGGGACGCAGTTCGAGACGCCCGAGGCTGCGGGGCGGACCGTCGTCGCCAGCGGCACGTCCTGTCTCGAGCAGTTAGATTCGTTGCTGACGCGCCAGCCATGCCATCCGATCACGCTCATCGACCCACCACAGTCGTAG
- a CDS encoding LUD domain-containing protein, protein MATLETFETNLEAVRTRITRTNAAGFAETVDDVIDDPAVGVELPFEDLSLAETGVVLDPTPTQLREAACGVTAATLGVADYGSVILESTPSGAELSALFPETHVIVIREGDVVPDMTAAFETMGERFREGRNDAVIATGPSATADMGELVHGVHGPRETHAIIVEDD, encoded by the coding sequence ATGGCGACACTAGAGACGTTCGAAACGAATCTCGAGGCGGTCCGGACGCGGATCACTCGAACGAACGCGGCGGGGTTCGCGGAGACAGTCGATGACGTCATCGACGATCCAGCCGTCGGCGTCGAACTGCCGTTCGAGGACCTCTCGCTTGCGGAGACAGGCGTCGTTCTCGATCCAACACCGACACAGCTTCGCGAGGCCGCTTGTGGCGTGACGGCGGCGACACTTGGCGTGGCGGACTACGGCTCCGTCATCCTCGAGTCAACACCGTCGGGCGCGGAGCTGTCGGCGTTGTTCCCCGAAACACACGTCATCGTCATCCGCGAGGGCGACGTGGTTCCCGACATGACAGCAGCGTTCGAGACCATGGGCGAGCGATTCCGCGAGGGGCGAAACGACGCCGTCATCGCCACTGGACCGAGTGCGACGGCCGACATGGGCGAACTCGTCCACGGCGTCCACGGCCCGCGCGAAACGCACGCAATCATCGTGGAGGACGACTGA
- a CDS encoding RICIN domain-containing protein: MGNDSTHAGQHSPAQSNGNADGTDARKHVRPDTESSGLSLGRRGALAMLGATGLGVALSGSASARGDGGESDDGPVTGNEPWHEWEADVDAGDNGLYNLERLQTGHVHTPARTPEVVVWEDDEGVYHADTAETTVYSGDEYRKAIQTALDSLSEDRSEKETVLVTASGTLGPADDLVQIEVPSYTVLDVQGTIYVDDDGEQPMVIPIRAFDEEEIEIPRLTIRGNPRFAVWIQDTDGIKLGDIDIRFEDTDDFVDYWEIDEPDWPPTSFDPDASREEVLGDPGWVGEFFEAVRIDARARDGPTSDIFISSVYVEGGRHHAVETYDAERVVIDQVIGVDMEGSAVILNETENAAVNSVVGENPESPTWYATFRCANGCENVSVGQVVSRDAPRGIHLTTDSNEITIGEVNIIGARYHGIVVDAVEDITIQGGVVKNVVRAGVTSTANGFSVSNLHIVDDLSEEERAEINLPDGDGAPDDPGQTRGIEFFGRNGRIVNNDVRDAGEENIEVNALNTIVRDNLGGGYASGTVTLTSGGEEAARITDIHERFNADFDLRAELEEAPSGSTAWSHYFEWTGDAWDLVIEWETDPGEDLALSYVIDKTQASEGGIELETVDPGTYRIDANHAGMPVTADGDNVVMDEWDDADEQRWIVEEDGDLYRIELEGTGEVLSVEDGEIDDGQSVVVDEDTGADHQRWSLEPVFTPDGEFVYTIHPDGADQGFDVEGASDEPGTDIILWDHDGTAHNQFVFDEL; encoded by the coding sequence ATGGGCAACGATAGCACTCATGCTGGACAGCACAGTCCAGCGCAATCGAACGGGAACGCGGACGGAACCGACGCACGCAAACACGTCCGGCCGGACACCGAATCGTCGGGGCTTTCACTTGGTCGACGTGGCGCACTGGCCATGCTCGGCGCGACCGGACTTGGCGTTGCGCTTTCGGGGTCGGCGAGCGCTCGAGGAGATGGCGGAGAGAGCGATGATGGTCCAGTGACTGGCAATGAGCCGTGGCACGAGTGGGAGGCGGACGTAGATGCGGGCGACAACGGACTGTACAACCTTGAGCGGCTGCAGACTGGCCACGTTCACACGCCAGCTCGGACGCCCGAGGTCGTCGTCTGGGAGGACGACGAGGGAGTCTACCACGCCGACACGGCTGAGACGACCGTCTATAGCGGTGACGAGTACCGAAAAGCGATTCAGACGGCTCTCGACAGCCTGAGCGAGGATCGGAGCGAAAAGGAGACTGTACTGGTCACCGCGTCGGGAACGCTTGGCCCGGCTGACGACCTCGTCCAGATCGAGGTGCCGAGTTATACCGTTCTCGACGTCCAGGGAACGATTTATGTCGACGATGACGGCGAGCAGCCGATGGTGATCCCGATCCGCGCCTTCGACGAAGAAGAGATCGAAATTCCACGGCTCACAATTCGCGGTAATCCGCGCTTCGCCGTCTGGATTCAGGATACCGACGGCATCAAACTGGGCGACATCGACATCCGATTCGAAGACACCGACGACTTCGTCGACTACTGGGAAATCGACGAACCCGACTGGCCGCCAACGTCGTTCGACCCTGACGCCAGCCGGGAGGAGGTCCTGGGCGACCCGGGCTGGGTCGGCGAGTTCTTCGAAGCCGTTCGCATTGACGCCCGCGCTCGAGACGGCCCCACGTCGGACATTTTCATCAGTTCGGTCTACGTCGAGGGTGGCCGCCATCACGCCGTCGAGACGTACGATGCTGAACGCGTCGTGATCGATCAGGTGATCGGCGTCGACATGGAGGGCTCTGCCGTAATTCTGAACGAAACCGAAAACGCCGCAGTCAACAGCGTTGTCGGCGAGAACCCCGAGTCGCCGACCTGGTACGCAACCTTCCGGTGTGCAAACGGCTGTGAGAACGTCTCGGTCGGGCAGGTCGTCAGCCGCGATGCCCCGCGTGGGATTCACCTCACGACCGATTCCAACGAGATCACGATTGGCGAAGTCAACATCATCGGTGCGCGATACCACGGTATCGTTGTCGACGCTGTCGAGGACATCACCATCCAGGGCGGTGTCGTCAAAAACGTCGTTCGCGCGGGCGTCACCTCGACTGCAAATGGCTTTTCGGTGTCGAACCTGCACATTGTCGACGACCTTTCTGAGGAGGAACGCGCCGAAATAAACCTTCCCGACGGCGACGGCGCGCCGGACGACCCGGGCCAGACTCGCGGCATCGAGTTCTTCGGCCGGAACGGCCGCATCGTCAACAACGACGTTCGCGATGCCGGCGAGGAGAACATCGAGGTCAACGCGCTGAACACGATCGTTCGGGACAACCTCGGCGGTGGCTACGCCTCGGGAACAGTTACGCTCACGAGCGGCGGCGAGGAAGCCGCCCGGATCACCGATATTCACGAGCGGTTCAACGCTGACTTCGATCTCCGTGCCGAACTCGAGGAGGCACCGTCCGGCTCGACAGCCTGGTCACACTATTTCGAGTGGACCGGCGACGCATGGGACCTCGTCATCGAGTGGGAGACCGACCCTGGCGAGGACCTCGCGCTCTCGTACGTCATCGACAAGACCCAGGCCAGTGAGGGCGGGATCGAACTCGAGACCGTCGATCCTGGCACCTACCGAATTGATGCGAACCACGCTGGCATGCCCGTCACAGCCGACGGCGACAACGTCGTCATGGACGAGTGGGACGACGCCGACGAGCAGCGCTGGATCGTCGAAGAGGATGGCGATCTCTACCGGATCGAACTCGAGGGAACCGGCGAGGTGCTGAGCGTCGAAGATGGTGAGATTGACGATGGCCAGAGCGTCGTCGTCGATGAGGATACCGGCGCAGATCACCAGCGCTGGTCGCTCGAGCCGGTCTTCACCCCGGACGGCGAGTTCGTCTACACGATTCATCCCGACGGCGCGGATCAAGGGTTCGACGTCGAAGGTGCAAGCGACGAACCCGGGACAGACATTATCCTCTGGGATCATGACGGAACCGCACACAACCAGTTCGTCTTCGACGAACTGTAG
- a CDS encoding IclR family transcriptional regulator, with protein MAHKSRSPVQAAATTFHIIETLHDLNGAGVAELAAELEMPKSTVHDHLQTLTTAEYLINDNGTYHVGARFLELGGFARSQMKLYQVASPELKKLADETGEHANLMIEEHGKGIFLNKFKGQDAVTLDTHIGKRVHLHTTALGKAILSRRPESEVDEIIERHGLPGVTEQTVTDREELKTELEEIHERGYAIDDEERVLGMRCVAAPICDENDTPLGAISVSGPTNRFNDSVFEDEIPKHVLSTANVIEVNMTYS; from the coding sequence ATGGCGCACAAATCACGCTCTCCGGTGCAGGCCGCGGCGACGACGTTTCACATCATCGAGACGCTGCACGACCTCAACGGCGCAGGCGTCGCCGAACTCGCAGCCGAACTCGAGATGCCAAAGAGTACGGTTCATGACCACCTCCAGACGCTAACCACCGCCGAGTACCTGATCAACGACAACGGCACCTACCACGTTGGCGCGCGCTTTCTCGAGTTAGGCGGATTCGCGCGCAGCCAGATGAAACTGTATCAGGTCGCCTCGCCAGAGCTGAAGAAACTGGCTGATGAGACTGGCGAACACGCGAATCTGATGATCGAAGAACACGGGAAGGGCATCTTCCTGAACAAGTTCAAAGGCCAGGATGCAGTGACGCTCGATACGCACATCGGCAAGCGCGTCCACCTGCATACGACCGCACTCGGCAAAGCGATTCTCTCACGGCGGCCTGAGTCTGAAGTCGACGAGATTATCGAGCGTCATGGCCTTCCGGGTGTCACTGAACAGACCGTGACTGACCGCGAGGAACTGAAAACCGAACTCGAGGAGATTCACGAGCGTGGCTATGCGATTGATGACGAAGAGCGCGTCCTCGGGATGCGGTGTGTCGCTGCACCGATCTGTGACGAAAACGACACACCCCTTGGCGCAATCAGTGTCTCCGGACCAACCAACCGATTCAACGATTCGGTGTTCGAAGACGAAATCCCCAAACACGTCCTGAGCACTGCGAACGTGATCGAAGTCAATATGACCTACTCCTGA